In a single window of the Balaenoptera acutorostrata chromosome 3, mBalAcu1.1, whole genome shotgun sequence genome:
- the LOC103015665 gene encoding olfactory receptor 1509, with protein MAFSAMYVLTLWGNILIMVTIVFTPRLSTPMYFFLSNLSFIDICHSSVTVLKMLEGLLFDTKTISFDNCIAQLFFLHLFACAEIFLLTIMAYDRYVAICAPLHYPNVMNMRVCVQLVFVLWLAGTVHSLVQTFLTIRLPYCGPNVIDSYFCDVPPVIKLACTDTCLTGMLIVSNSGTISLSCFLALVASYTIILVSLRKQSAEGRRKALSTCLAHFVVVALFFGPCIFIYTQPDTSFSTDKLVCVFYTVVTPLLNPFIYTLRNEEVKSAMKHLR; from the coding sequence ATGGCATTCTCAGCCATGTATGTGCTAACCCTTTGGGGGAACATTCTCATCATGGTTACCATAGTCTTTACTCCACGTCTTAGTACACCCATGTATTTCTTCCTGAGCAATCTGTCCTTTATTGACATCTGCCACTCATCTGTCACTGTGCTCAAGATGCTGGAGGGTTTGCTTTTTGACACAAAGACCATTTCCTTTGACAACTGCATTGCACAGCTCTTCTTCCTACATCTGTTTGCCTGTGCTGAGATCTTTCTGCTGACCATTATGGCCTATGATCGTTACGTAGCCATCTGTGCTCCATTACACTACCCCAATGTGATGAACATGAGGGTCTGTGTACAGCTTGTCTTTGTGCTCTGGTTGGCGGGTACTGTTCACTCACTGGTGCAGACCTTCTTGACCATTCGTCTACCTTACTGTGGCCCCAACGTTATTGATAGCTACTTCTGTGATGTTCCTCCTGTCATCAAGCTGGCCTGCACAGATACATGTCTCACAGGAATGCTGATTGTGTCCAATAGTGGAACCATTTCCCTCTCCTGTTTCCTGGCTTTGGTTGCCTCCTACACCATCATCTTGGTTTCTCTTAGAAAACAGTCAGCTGAAGGGCGCAGGAAAGCTCTGTCCACCTGCTTAGCCCACTTCGTGGTGGTTGCCCTCTTCTTTGGACCATGTATCTTCATTTACACTCAGCCAGACACCAGCTTCTCCACTGACAAGTTGGTATGTGTCTTCTACACAGTGGTCACCCCTTTGCTGAATCCCTTCATTTACACCTTGAGGAATGAGGAAGTAAAAAGTGCTATGAAGCATCTCAGATAG